One Torulaspora globosa chromosome 5, complete sequence DNA window includes the following coding sequences:
- a CDS encoding uncharacterized protein (ancestral locus Anc_4.56): MSDRVEPQGVGSSSQAEHVDQEPSGFSEGSQGQLKQSAGEEQYQQQQPYHYHTGGDYSQRGSRGGRQGQQRGGRYGANKYNYNGANVSQNQYNRYNSNGRNYNGYKAHRGGMNAAAAAAMNLQWQGYYNPQMYYMAPQMAAVNNAPMEGSPSTSPVSSTSSTPTPTSRKIEITTKTGEHLDLNALHQAHQPAHRSQNTATNGNEAEKAAVNTAAPTEAASSASKDSADKEKTESGAKAPATPENAISEAEKTKREFLEQIKLRKAALEKKKHEQIEASKPKPAEPVLTPVQEEQKAAPEQPAKEIAKDEAGAQKTAGSEEASKKTATTFAEALKLKKEAAKQSAEVEAAKPEPVGEPDVKKEEPSTEQLTETEAVDKEQVVNEEPAKTEAVKDEAATSEGITTEGAAAEDTTMVEGEKAEDEVSEEKAEDEAIEEKAEDEAIEETAEDEATEEKTDESEDKLTVTQLLDRLNAAKPIEDIYAFTYPAGIEAPDARYKKSHIKYTYGPTFLLQFKDRVKAVADDEWIQKAASKIVIPPGMGKGGRPRDPSLFGGAGRMNSGRDFGKSSSFRNVDGRSNSRTSSKRKSKRVVDDRRSNRSYTSRRDRERERERGEEERRESEKPKEEVAPLVPSANRWVPKSKQKKTEKKMAPDGVTELLDKEEAERRMKSLLNKLTLEMFDPISADILKVANQSKWEEKGETLNIVIEEVFHKACDEPHWSSMYAQLCGKLVKDLDPEIKDENNEGKTGPKLVLHYLVARCHTEFDKGWTDKLPTKEDGTPLEPEMMSDEYYKAAAAKRRGLGLVRFIGFLYRLNLLTGKMMFECFRRLMKDLSNAPTDETLESVVELLNTVGEQFEGDSFSTGQLALEGSALLDSLFAILQNIIENAPISSRMKFKLIDIRELRENKHWNSTKKEDGPKTIQQIHEEEERRQSKNNSRNSSRRMNASLGSRNSFKREAPVISKDNFISTRSSSQRHIQKPAQKEEPRQPQKTATNMFSALMDDNDDDD, encoded by the coding sequence ATGTCTGATCGAGTGGAGCCACAGGGTGTTGGTTCGAGTAGTCAGGCAGAACATGTGGATCAGGAGCCGAGTGGATTTTCTGAGGGATCTCAGGGGCAACTGAAGCAGTCGGCCGGTGAAGAACAgtaccagcagcagcaacctTACCACTACCATACTGGGGGAGATTACTCCCAGAGAGGGTCTCGTGGAGGTAGACAGGGCCAGCAGAGAGGCGGTCGTTACGGTGCCAATAAGTACAACTACAACGGGGCCAATGTGAGTCAAAACCAGTACAACAGGTATAATAGCAATGGCAGGAACTACAACGGATACAAGGCTCATAGGGGAGGGATGAACGCTGCAGCCGCTGCAGCCATGAACCTGCAATGGCAAGGCTACTACAACCCACAGATGTACTATATGGCTCCGCAGATGGCTGCAGTGAATAACGCTCCGATGGAAGGCTCGCCATCGACGTCGCCTGTGTCCTCTACGTCCAGCACTCCTACTCCTACGTCCCGCAAGATTGAAATTACCACAAAGACCGGCGAACACTTGGATTTGAATGCACTTCATCAAGCACATCAACCGGCCCATCGTTCCCAGAACACTGCCACCAACGGGAATGAGGCAGAGAAGGCTGCAGTGAACACTGCCGCTCCAACTGAGGCCGCTTCTAGTGCTTCAAAGGACAGTGCGGACAAGGAAAAGACTGAGTCTGGTGCTAAGGCTCCAGCCACGCCGGAGAATGCAATTtctgaagcagagaagACAAAGAGAGAATTTCTGgagcagatcaagctgCGTAAGGCAgctttggagaagaagaagcacGAACAGATTGAGGCTTCCAAGCCAAAGCCAGCCGAGCCTGTACTAACTCCTGTgcaagaagagcagaaagcCGCTCCTGAGCAGCCAGCAAAAGAGATTGCAAAGGACGAAGCTGGAGCTCAAAAAACTGCCggctctgaagaagcgTCAAAGAAAACCGCCACCACATTTGCTGAAGCtctgaagctcaagaaggAAGCCGCTAAACAATCAGCCGAAGTGGAAGCTGCCAAGCCAGAACCAGTCGGCGAGCCTGACGTCAAAAAGGAGGAACCTTCGACTGAGCAGTTAACGGAGACCGAAGCTGTTGACAAAGAGCAGGTAGTGAACGAGGAACCAGCTAAGACTGAAGCGGTTAAAGACGAAGCAGCTACAAGCGAGGGCATTACCACTGAGGGTGCTGCGGCAGAAGACACAACAATGGTAGAGGGAGAGAAAGCAGAGGATGAAGTATCTGAGGAGAAAGCAGAGGATGAGGctattgaagagaaagcagagGATGAGGCTATTGAAGAGACGGCAGAGGATGAGGCTActgaagagaaaacagaCGAATCTGAAGACAAACTAACGGTAACGCAGCTACTTGATAGACTGAACGCAGCTAAGCCAATCGAAGACATATATGCATTTACCTATCCAGCTGGAATTGAAGCACCAGATGCTAGGTACAAGAAATCGCACATTAAGTACACCTATGGCCCAACATTTTTGCTTCAATTCAAGGACAGAGTAAAAGCTGTTGCGGACGATGAGTGGATACAAAAAGCAGCATCCAAGATTGTTATTCCGCCGGGAATGGGTAAAGGCGGCAGACCTAGGGATCCAAGCCTAtttggaggagctggcagaATGAACAGCGGGCGCGATTTTGGAAAGAGCAGTTCTTTCAGAAACGTGGATGGCAGATCAAACtccagaacttcttcaaagagaaaatcTAAGAGAGTGGTTGATGATAGAAGATCAAACAGATCATACACATCTAGAAGGGATCGTGAAAGAGAGCGCGAGAGAGGTGAGGAAGAAAGGAGAGAATCAGAGAAACCTAAGGAAGAAGTCGCTCCACTAGTTCCAAGCGCTAACAGATGGGTTCCTAAATcaaaacaaaagaagacGGAAAAGAAAATGGCACCAGATGGTGTTACAGAGTTACTggacaaagaagaagcggagAGAAGGATGAAATCCTTGCTGAACAAGTTAACTTTGGAAATGTTCGACCCTATCTCCGCTGACATTTTGAAGGTCGCCAACCAATCAAAATGGGAGGAAAAGGGTGAAACTCTGAATATtgtcattgaagaagttttcCACAAGGCTTGTGACGAACCACACTGGTCCTCTATGTACGCCCAGCTGTGTGGTAAGCTGGTGAAAGACCTTGATCCAGAGATTAAGGATGAAAACAACGAAGGTAAAACAGGTCCAAAGTTAGTGCTGCATTATTTGGTTGCCAGATGTCACACCGAGTTCGATAAAGGTTGGACCGACAAACTGCCTACAAAGGAAGACGGTACTCCATTAGAACCAGAAATGATGTCTGATGAGTATTACAAAGCCGCTGCGGCCAAGAGAAGAGGTTTGGGTCTAGTTCGCTTCATCGGTTTCTTATACCGTTTGAACTTGCTAACCGGTAAGATGATGTTCGAGTGTTTCCGTAGACTGATGAAAGATTTGAGCAACGCTCCAACTGACGAGACTTTGGAATCTGTTGTGGAATTGCTGAATACTGTGGGTGAGCAATTCGAGGGTGACAGTTTCAGCACAGGCCAACTGGCATTAGAGGGTTCTGCACTTCTAGATAGCTTGTTTGCCATCCTACAGAACATCATTGAAAATGCTCCAATCTCAAGTAGAATGAAGTTCAAATTGATCGACATTAGGGAACTAAGAGAAAATAAACATTGGAACAGTACTAAAaaagaagatggaccaaAAACCATTCAACAAATTcatgaagaggaagagagGCGTCAATCGAAGAACAATTCTAGGAATAGCTCAAGACGCATGAACGCTTCACTCGGTAGCAGAAACTCCTTTAAAAGAGAAGCTCCTGTAATTTCAAAGGACAATTTCATTTCCACAAGATCatcttctcaaagacaTATTCAAAAGCCCGCTCAGAAGGAAGAACCACGTCAACCTCAAAAGACTGCTACAAACATGTTCAGCGCATTGATGGATGATaacgacgatgatgattAA
- the RPT6 gene encoding proteasome regulatory particle base subunit RPT6 (ancestral locus Anc_4.57): MTAATKSSSVLLNTHDSGIRPYFEQKIQETELKIRTKTEDLRRLEAQRNALNDKVRFIKDELRLLQEPGSYVGEVVKVVSDKKVLVKVQPEGKYIVDISKDINVKDLKPSQRVCLKSDSYMLHKVLENKADPLVSLMMVEKVPDSTYDMLGGLNKQIKEIKEVIELPVKHPELFESLGITQPKGVILYGPPGTGKTLLARAVAHHTDCKFIRVSGAELVQKYIGEGSRMVRELFVMAREHAPSIIFMDEIDSIGSSRVEGGSGGGDSEVQRTMLELLNQLDGFETSKNIKIIMATNRLDILDPALLRPGRIDRKIEFPPPTVAARTQILRIHSRKMNLTRGINLRKIAEKMNGCSGADVKGVCTEAGMYALRERRIHVTQEDLELAVGKVMNRNQETAISAAKLFK; this comes from the coding sequence ATGACAGCCGCTACAAAGTCGTCTAGCGTACTACTGAACACACATGACAGCGGCATCAGGCCCTATTTCgagcagaagatccagGAAACGGAGCTGAAAATACGCACGAAGACCGAGGATTTGCGTCGTCTGGAGGCGCAAAGAAACGCTCTGAATGACAAAGTTAGATTCATCAAAGACGAGTTGAGGCTGCTGCAGGAGCCGGGCTCGTATGTGGGGGAAGTTGTGAAGGTGGTGTCAGACAAGAAAGTGTTGGTTAAGGTGCAGCCAGAGGGCAAGTACATCGTGGACATCTCAAAGGACATCAACGTCAAGGATTTGAAGCCATCACAGAGAGTATGTCTGAAGAGTGACTCGTACATGCTGCACAAGGTGCTGGAGAACAAGGCGGACCCGCTTGTTTCGCTGATGATGGTGGAGAAGGTCCCGGACTCTACATACGACATGCTTGGCGGTCTGaacaagcagatcaagGAGATAAAAGAAGTGATCGAGTTGCCGGTCAAACACCCAGAGCTCTTCGAGAGTCTCGGTATAACGCAGCCCAAGGGTGTGATCCTGTATGGGCCACCAGGGACCGGTAAGACGCTTTTGGCTCGAGCCGTCGCACACCACACAGACTGTAAGTTCATCAGGGTTAGCGGTGCAGAGCTGGTGCAGAAGTACATCGGCGAGGGCTCGCGTATGGTCCGCGAGCTCTTCGTGATGGCCAGGGAACACGCGCCCTCGATCATATTCATGGATGAGATAGACTCGATCGGATCGAGCCGTGTCGAGGGCGGCTCCGGCGGCGGCGACTCCGAGGTGCAGAGAACAATGCTCGAGCTTCTGAACCAGCTGGACGGGTTCGAGACCTccaagaacatcaagatcatcatGGCGACGAACAGACTCGACATACTGGACCCGGCACTGCTAAGACCCGGCAGGATCGACCGTAAGATCGAGTTTCCGCCTCCAACGGTTGCTGCCCGGACGCAGATCCTCCGGATCCACTCCAGAAAGATGAATCTCACCCGCGGAATCAACCTCAGAAAGATCGCCGAGAAGATGAACGGCTGCTCCGGCGCTGACGTGAAAGGTGTCTGCACCGAGGCCGGCATGTACGCGCTCCGGGAGCGCAGAATCCACGTCACGCAGGAGGACCTTGAGCTCGCCGTGGGCAAAGTCATGAACAGGAACCAGGAGACCGCTATCTCCGCCGCCAAACTCTTCAAATAG
- the ALG13 gene encoding N-acetylglucosaminyldiphosphodolichol N-acetylglucosaminyltransferase catalytic subunit ALG13 (ancestral locus Anc_4.58), translating into MILAMAVKTVFVTCGATVPFPQLIHVVLGKALLERLSDAGFRRVIVQYGKGYEAEFRKRLNALECVPAKCSLADSTLGITATGLCCGFYAPGALEVIGLEYSTRVQDIVGLAGLVISHAGTGSILDSLRSGKPLIVCVNDKLMDNHQQQIADKFKQKGYVWACKPCESEVSECLSRSQSETLIRFPQAYSARFENDLKRLAFS; encoded by the coding sequence ATGATCCTTGCAATGGCAGTTAAGACCGTTTTTGTCACCTGTGGGGCAACAGTTCCGTTCCCACAGCTGATCCATGTTGTGCTGGGAAAAGCGCTCCTCGAACGGCTGTCGGATGCCGGGTTTCGGAGAGTAATCGTGCAATATGGTAAGGGCTACGAAGCAGAGTTTAGAAAGAGGCTAAATGCTTTGGAATGCGTTCCAGCAAAGTGCTCGCTTGCTGACAGCACACTGGGTATAACAGCCACTGGACTGTGTTGCGGTTTCTACGCTCCCGGAGCGCTTGAGGTCATAGGGTTGGAGTACTCGACTAGGGTGCAGGATATCGTCGGGCTTGCAGGCCTTGTGATCTCCCATGCGGGCACCGGATCAATCTTAGACTCTCTCCGCTCGGGGAAGCCTTTGATTGTCTGCGTGAACGACAAGCTGATGGAcaaccaccagcagcagatcgCAGACAAGTTCAAGCAGAAAGGCTACGTTTGGGCTTGCAAGCCATGTGAATCTGAGGTATCAGAGTGCTTGAGCAGATCACAGAGTGAAACGCTCATTCGGTTCCCTCAGGCGTACAGTGCTCGGTTTGAGAACGATTTAAAGCGCTTGGCTTTCAGTTGA
- the DSE4 gene encoding endo-1,3(4)-beta-glucanase, translating into MQFLIYFLIFLSSVRCAVIPDISSNDDVVWESDKASDLSSQTIMVGEPYVMNTKSVDIKSVNTESLSRVSALIAPSPSSAVVVMIETSADKTDSSVVLTSAKSTFTTMFANEQVETSGKITTLLTLSASTTTSILFSTSGAIQSSLLNGTTLTSIPTNSRNPLVTQKPSQSAQSTVINPVTLSANKTLPATSETAVYSSMLPFSNVTSERTFYSTVYSLAGSSLSNPSAASQNFNSSATASTTGKSSLVATSGSLPSGTTQITKPLLSTSQIIASSESSQTGTSEPTVTSPIITTSSASPSSSSSPSTAEIAQIVNLFDAISTETPPNVFPRAPNPMSLADGVSNDGPVQTNKFYTNLIVGSQNSAAFVYPYSLRRHGSGQDIGIAVQHTTTSQYSFGNYDSNGNSQFLINPLNIGELVLSSANFDSAAAVKVDNMKTSSATVKLVQGASSEDYLELPLVQGMGFATGVYHGSLIAKLGSEVGFKTLLQEKSQFLADGILKYRVELLNGFSWLCYIVVPDNMSKDDFKLQAQNAYSVTANLAVDGLIMQVAIAPDDSNLEVFYDEAAGMYAYELQLSGSSDGNVANYEFQYATEGESLSGNTMIFALPHHANALISSMENSYTGIQVQSTTKGTMKGYLATRLLFSQKLNRQISWLPWSPLLGSADLKYSSEQLKLLAEVANKELQVSIASSISQLNTYYIGKVIDKYAYILLTVSQIIGDEVTTRSTLANLKTAFDTLLKNKQLYPLIYDTKFSGLVSSGDWASTSTQYDFGNTYYNDHHFHYGYIIHAAAVVGYVDKQLGGNWAEENKDWVNTLVRDVANPSEDDTYFAQSRMFDWYHGHSWAAGLFENGNGKNQESSSEDYNFAYGMKLWGSVIEDSSMELRGDLMISIMAESMGEYYLYLDSNQVEPREIIGNKVCGILFDNIIDYTTYFGTNVEYKHGIHMLPITPVSGQIRQVPFVQEEWQEKLAPIISSINSGWTGILKLNQALFDPADSYEFFSDPSFNSDLLLDGGMSRTWSLAFSGGLANSMGLL; encoded by the coding sequence ATGCAGTTTCTCATATACTTCCTAATATTCCTCAGCTCAGTAAGGTGTGCTGTAATCCCCGACATATCATCAAACGACGATGTGGTCTGGGAAAGCGACAAAGCGTCAGATTTGAGCTCGCAAACAATTATGGTGGGGGAACCTTATGTTATGAACACTAAGTCTGTCGATATTAAGTCTGTGAACACGGAATCCTTAAGTCGAGTATCGGCATTGATTGCTCCTAGTCCATCATCTGCTGTTGTAGTGATGATCGAAACTTCTGCAGATAAAACTGATAGCTCTGTCGTTCTCACAAGCGCAAAGAGCACGTTTACAACTATGTTTGCAAATGAACAGGTAGAGACCTCTGGAAAAATTACAACTTTACTCACGCTGTCCGCTTCGACAACGACTTCGATTCTATTCTCTACATCAGGGGCGATTCAGTCTTCGCTGCTCAACGGGACAACATTAACTTCTATTCCAACTAATTCTCGCAACCCACTGGTGACTCAAAAACCATCCCAGTCTGCTCAAAGCACCGTGATAAACCCTGTTACTTTGAGTGCAAACAAAACCTTGCCAGCCACCTCGGAGACGGCCGTCTACTCATCGATGCTGCCTTTCTCAAATGTCACTTCAGAACGTACTTTTTACTCAACGGTGTACTCACTTGCTGGCTCGTCGTTATCGAACCCTTCAGCCGCTTCTCAAAATTTCAATTCATCAGCTACGGCGTCCACAACAGGTAAAAGCAGTCTCGTGGCCACGTCAGGAAGTTTGCCTAGTGGTACGACGCAGATAACAAAGCCTTTATTATCAACTTCGCAGATAATTGCCAGTTCAGAAAGCTCTCAAACAGGAACCTCTGAGCCTACGGTCACATCGCCTATTATAACTACATCATCAGCTTCcccttcatcttcttcgtctccGTCGACAGCTGAGATAGCCCAGATTGTCAACTTGTTCGATGCAATTTCAACCGAAACGCCACCAAACGTGTTCCCTAGAGCCCCAAACCCAATGTCTCTAGCTGATGGCGTCTCTAATGACGGTCCAGTTCAGACAAACAAATTCTACACTAACTTAATCGTTGGAAGCCAGAATTCCGCAGCCTTTGTTTACCCATACTCTTTGAGGAGACATGGCTCCGGGCAGGACATTGGGATAGCCGTACAGCACACAACAACCTCCCAGTACTCATTTGGTAATTATGATTCGAACGGCAACTCGCAGTTCCTAATCAATCCTCTCAATATTGGTGAATTGGTCTTGTCATCTGCAAATTTCGATTCCGCTGCCGCCGTGAAAGTCGACAATATGAAAACATCCTCGGCAACCGTGAAGCTGGTTCAAGGAGCTAGCAGTGAGGATTACCTTGAACTTCCCCTGGTTCAAGGTATGGGATTTGCCACAGGTGTATATCATGGGTCCTTGATCGCTAAGCTTGGTTCTGAGGTCGGCTTCAAAACGCTTCTACAGGAAAAGTCCCAATTTCTGGCCGATGGGATCCTCAAATACCGGGTTGAACTACTGAATGGTTTTTCTTGGCTTTGCTATATCGTTGTCCCGGATAACATGTCCAAAGATGACTTTAAGCTACAAGCTCAGAATGCTTATTCTGTCACTGCTAACCTCGCTGTGGACGGTCTGATCATGCAGGTTGCCATTGCCCCGGATGATTCTAATCTTGAAGTCTTCTACGATGAGGCTGCTGGTATGTATGCCTACGAATTGCAATTGTCAGGCAGCTCAGATGGTAATGTGGCAAATTATGAGTTTCAATATGCTACCGAAGGCGAATCCTTGTCTGGTAATACGATGATATTTGCTCTTCCGCATCATGCTAATGCATTGATATCCTCTATGGAGAACTCCTATACTGGCATTCAAGTGCAATCAACCACCAAAGGTACAATGAAAGGTTATCTAGCCACGAGGTTATTGTTCTCCCAGAAACTGAACAGACAAATTTCATGGCTTCCATGGTCACCTTTGTTGGGATCCGCAGATTTGAAGTATTCTAGTGAGCAGTTGAAGTTATTAGCTGAAGTTGCCAACAAGGAATTGCAGGTTAGCATTGCCTCCTCCATCAGTCAGCTTAACACGTATTACATTGGTAAGGTTATCGACAAATACGCATACATTCTCCTCACCGTCTCTCAGATCATTGGAGATGAAGTGACAACCAGGAGTACCCTTGCTAATTTGAAAACTGCTTTCGACACTCTGCTCAAGAACAAACAGCTTTATCCTCTAATATACGATACAAAATTTAGTGGCCTTGTGAGTTCTGGGGACTGGGCTTCTACTAGCACCCAGTATGACTTCGGAAACACCTACTACAATGACCACCATTTTCACTATGGATATATCATTCATGCTGCTGCCGTTGTCGGCTACGTTGACAAACAGCTAGGAGGAAATTGGGCAGAAGAAAACAAGGACTGGGTCAACACGCTAGTGAGAGATGTTGCAAACCCATCTGAAGATGATACGTACTTCGCACAGTCCAGAATGTTCGACTGGTATCATGGCCACTCATGGGCTGCTGGCCTTTTCGAAAACGGCAATGGTAAGAACCAGGAAAGCAGTAGTGAAGATTACAATTTTGCTTACGGTATGAAACTTTGGGGTTCAGTGATTGAAGACAGCTCTATGGAACTAAGAGGTGATTTGATGATCAGCATTATGGCGGAATCTATGGGCGAGTACTATTTATACTTGGATTCAAATCAGGTTGAGCCAAGAGAGATCATTGGGAATAAAGTGTGTGGTATTTTGTTCGATAACATCATCGACTACACAACCTATTTCGGTACGAATGTGGAATACAAACATGGAATACATATGCTACCAATAACACCAGTTTCTGGACAAATTCGTCAAGTTCCGTTTGTCCAAGAGGAATGGCAAGAGAAATTAGCACCAATTATCAGTTCAATCAACAGTGGATGGACGGGTATACTGAAACTGAACCAGGCCTTGTTTGACCCAGCAGATTCATATGAATTTTTCAGCGACCCAAGCTTCAACTCCGACCTACTTCTTGATGGTGGGATGAGCCGGACATGGTCACTAGCATTTTCCGGTGGTCTCGCAAACTCCATGGGTCTGCTTTAA
- the SEO1 gene encoding putative permease SEO1: MGDTSRALVKELFVDPWRRLKYGILPVRRIVDEELPSYENSIENDLTKVAEKIVECDVAEREEVELEIEYRDEAQRPWWKFFDEGEYRRNKAVASRNPWYSWFNGSTSQEERKLILKLDILLAFYSCMAYWVKYLDTVNLNNAYVSGMKEELGMKGNDLVQTQNMFSIGNIVFQLPFLFFLNKVPLNYLLPALDLAWSLLTVGEAYVKTLGGIKTLRFFIGAFEAPTYLAYQYLFGCFYKHDEMIRRSAFYYFGQYIGTLSSGGIQSAVYTSLGGRNGLAGWRWNFIIDAIISAIVGVIGFYALPGDPDNCYSIFLTDDEIRLARKRMRENKTDKNDFQKKVFSLDVWKRLIFDWKVWVLSVWNIFCWCNSNAGTGCYILWLKSLKRYSIPKVNQLSMISPGLGLVYLAVTAIIADKFHSRLSAILITQVFNITGNVILAVWHVPEGAKWFAFMLQYMGWAMAPVLYGWMNDICRRDTDTRAVILVIMNIAGSVFSVWTSVVFYPTTMAPRYLRGYSFTAASALALSIWTFLVLWFFKKEERKHAKDNGIVLYNSATGISSLQDESELSIKGLQETEESKS; the protein is encoded by the coding sequence ATGGGCGACACTTCGAGAGCTCTGGTCAAGGAACTGTTTGTTGACCcttggagaagattgaAATATGGGATCTTACCTGTGAGAAGAATAGTTGACGAAGAATTGCCCTCGTACGAGAATTCTATCGAAAATGATTTGACTAAAGTCGCCGAGAAGATAGTCGAGTGCGATGTGGCGGAGAGGGAAGAGGTTGAACTGGAGATTGAGTATAGGGACGAGGCCCAAAGACCATGGTGgaagttcttcgatgaagGAGAATACAGAAGGAATAAGGCGGTTGCCTCAAGGAACCCTTGGTACTCCTGGTTCAACGGTTCAACGTcgcaagaagaaagaaaactTATTCTGAAACTAGACATTTTGCTGGCATTCTACTCATGTATGGCCTATTGGGTTAAGTATCTTGACACAGTGAACTTGAACAACGCTTATGTGTCCGGTATGAAGGAGGAATTGGGTATGAAGGGTAATGACCTGGTCCAAACGCAAAATATGTTTTCGATCGGTAATATAGTTTTTCAATTGCCTTTCCTCTTTTTCCTCAATAAGGTTCCTCTCAACTATCTCTTGCCCGCCTTAGACCTTGCTTGGTCCTTACTGACGGTAGGCGAAGCATATGTGAAGACTTTGGGTGGCATCAAAACTCTTCGATTCTTCATTGGGGCGTTCGAAGCTCCTACCTATTTAGCATACCAGTACCTGTTCGGTTGCTTCTATAAGCATGATGAGATGATTAGGCGATCGGCGTTTTACTATTTCGGGCAGTATATTGGTACTTTGTCATCTGGAGGTATACAGTCAGCTGTTTACACAAGCCTGGGTGGGAGGAATGGGCTTGCTGGTTGGAGATGGAATTTTATTATTGATGCTATCATTTCTGCTATTGTTGGCGTCATCGGATTCTACGCGTTGCCTGGGGATCCAGATAACTGCTATTCCATCTTCCTGACAGATGACGAGATCAGACTGGCTAGGAAACGGATGCGAGAAAACAAGACGGATAAAAACGACTTCCAAAAGAAAGTCTTCAGCCTCGACGTCTGGAAGCGTCTTATTTTCGACTGGAAAGTTTGGGTGCTCTCTGTCTGGAATATTTTCTGTTGGTGTAACAGTAATGCAGGTACTGGTTGTTACATCCTGTGGTTGAAATCGCTAAAACGTTACTCGATCCCCAAAGTGAATCAGCTGAGTATGATCTCACCCGGGTTAGGACTTGTTTACTTAGCTGTCACCGCTATCATAGCAGATAAGTTTCACTCTCGGTTGTCCGCCATTCTTATCACTCAGGTGTTCAACATCACAGGTAACGTTATACTGGCTGTGTGGCACGTCCCAGAAGGAGCGAAATGGTTCGCCTTCATGCTGCAATACATGGGCTGGGCAATGGCACCCGTACTTTATGGATGGATGAATGACATTTGTCGTCGCGATACCGACACGAGGGCCGTGATTCTAGTGATAATGAACATTGCTGGCTCTGTTTTCAGCGTTTGGACAAGTGTCGTATTTTATCCAACAACAATGGCGCCAAGGTATCTAAGAGGCTACAGTTTTACAGCTGCTAGCGCTTTAGCGCTCTCGATATGGACGTTCCTTGTGCTCTggtttttcaagaaagaagaacgGAAGCACGCAAAGGACAACGGCATAGTTCTTTATAACTCGGCGACAGGAATTTCTTCACTGCAAGATGAATCAGAACTCTCGATAAAGGGACTTCAAGAGACTGAAGAATCGAAGTCCTAA
- the CRG1 gene encoding S-adenosylmethionine-dependent methyltransferase: MSLYLNKSFNANNYQSFRPTYPPSLYECIMQYHRLTRGTVVDIGCGTGIATFPLLKYFEKVIGCDPSAKMIQNAEEQRQVLEDVQKHRIEFKIIPAEKISSVIPDKSADMIVCAEAIQWVDHTIFFETVSKILKPGGTLAYWMYADPIFLDYPEANKLFRTFVYEDPKYYASYWPPEMQYVRNLGKTIVIPKDKFQDITGEVYNPLDCDKKTAFSIAQNDFTIQKLKNWLRTWSIYLKWQEANRDANVDITDLLVGKLQEKCGWDDNTKIRIEWQTCYYLARNRTT; the protein is encoded by the coding sequence ATGAGCCTCTACCTAAATAAGTCATTTAATGCGAATAACTACCAGAGCTTCAGGCCTACATACCCTCCAAGTCTGTATGAATGCATTATGCAATACCATCGCCTCACTAGAGGTACGGTAGTCGATATCGGCTGCGGTACCGGTATTGCGACTTTCCCGCTTCTGAAGTACTTCGAGAAGGTTATTGGCTGCGATCCATCAGCAAAGATGATTCAAAATGCTGAGGAACAGCGCCAAGTGCTAGAAGATGTGCAAAAGCATCGGATTGAATTCAAAATAATTCCTGCTGAGAAGATTTCGAGCGTTATTCCTGATAAATCGGCAGATATGATAGTCTGCGCAGAAGCGATCCAGTGGGTGGACCATACAATTTTCTTCGAGACGGTTAGTAAAATCCTGAAGCCTGGCGGCACCCTGGCGTATTGGATGTACGCAGATCCAATATTTTTAGACTATCCCGAAGCTAATAAGCTTTTCCGTACTTTTGTTTACGAGGACCCAAAGTATTATGCTTCGTACTGGCCGCCAGAAATGCAGTATGTGAGGAATCTTGGCAAAACGATAGTCATCCCCAAGGATAAGTTCCAAGATATCACAGGGGAAGTATATAATCCTCTCGACTGTGATAAAAAGACAGCCTTTTCGATTGCCCAAAACGATTTTACTATACAAAAGCTCAAAAACTGGCTTCGCACTTGGAGCATATATCTTAAATGGCAGGAAGCTAATAGAGATGCCAATGTTGATATCACAGATCTGCTCGTGGGAAAACTACAAGAGAAATGCGGTTGGGATGACAACACTAAGATCAGAATCGAATGGCAGACCTGTTACTACTTAGCACGGAATCGCACAACTTAG